One Thermosipho atlanticus DSM 15807 DNA window includes the following coding sequences:
- a CDS encoding 2-hydroxyacid dehydrogenase — MKILVLTKITSYFEKLIKLYSKKYDLEWYTNENLDGILPEVEAVIGASLTEEQIKKAKNLKIIFVPWTGTDKLPWRIIREKNIIVSNSHGNGKIVAERALALALTLLGRVVEYHNDLIKGIWHGFVKGFREEDYWISLQNKSVSILGTGVIGRQLAKLLKGFDCKIIGFKRHIEKLEGFDYITNSIEDAILAAHIIFLTLPLTKETFHIINKDILNKMEGKFLINVGRGELIDEEALYNALSNGKLLGFASDVWYEYPDKNRRVVLPFHYPFHTFKNVVISPHVGGFTLEGQIGRIDELFENILSYLKTGKPKNIVDPEKMY, encoded by the coding sequence ATGAAAATCTTGGTTTTAACAAAAATTACTAGTTACTTTGAAAAATTAATTAAGTTATATTCAAAAAAATATGATCTTGAGTGGTATACAAATGAAAATCTTGATGGGATTCTTCCAGAAGTTGAAGCAGTTATTGGGGCGTCTTTAACGGAAGAACAAATAAAGAAAGCTAAAAATTTAAAAATCATATTTGTTCCGTGGACGGGTACTGATAAACTTCCTTGGAGGATAATTAGAGAAAAGAATATAATTGTTTCTAATTCCCATGGTAATGGGAAAATTGTTGCTGAGAGAGCTTTGGCGCTTGCTTTAACTCTACTCGGAAGGGTTGTAGAGTATCATAATGATTTAATAAAAGGTATTTGGCATGGTTTTGTTAAAGGATTTAGAGAGGAAGATTATTGGATTTCACTTCAAAACAAAAGTGTTTCAATTCTAGGCACAGGTGTGATAGGAAGGCAATTAGCAAAATTACTTAAAGGTTTTGATTGTAAGATAATTGGTTTTAAAAGACACATTGAAAAACTGGAGGGCTTTGATTATATTACTAATTCTATAGAGGATGCTATCTTGGCTGCACATATTATATTTTTGACTCTTCCATTAACAAAAGAAACATTTCACATAATTAATAAGGATATCCTAAATAAAATGGAAGGAAAATTTTTAATAAATGTTGGTAGGGGTGAACTGATAGATGAGGAGGCATTATATAATGCATTAAGTAATGGGAAACTATTGGGTTTTGCTAGTGATGTCTGGTATGAATATCCAGATAAAAATCGAAGAGTTGTGCTACCATTTCATTATCCATTCCATACTTTCAAAAATGTGGTTATTTCTCCTCATGTGGGTGGTTTTACATTGGAAGGTCAAATTGGAAGAATTGATGAACTTTTTGAGAATATCCTTTCCTATTTGAAGACTGGTAAGCCCAAAAATATTGTTGATCCTGAAAAAATGTATTGA
- a CDS encoding NAD/NADP-dependent octopine/nopaline dehydrogenase family protein, giving the protein MNITVIGAGNGGLALAGFLGMRGYRVTLYNRTLRRIAPFMKSKTIKLEGEVSGKVTIENITTDIQEALSDAELIMIVVPAFAHADIAKRVANYVREGQIFILNPGRTFGALEFWNVLRNMGVKKDLIVAEAQTFLFASRTSNPGVSHIFRIKNAVPVSALPANRNNRLKEVLEEVLPEFQVVSSTLYTSFNNIGAVFHPATLILNSGRVESTYGKFEFYLEGITPSVAKVLEKIDQERCLVARTMGIEPMSAVEWLNYAYDVQGNNLFDAIHNNSGYQGIIAPPSLQNRYIFEDVPMSLVPISSMAKKLGIETPAIDSIVYLASIMMNRDFYREGRTLQRLGINNLNIDEIKKLLNEGV; this is encoded by the coding sequence ATGAATATAACAGTTATTGGAGCGGGCAATGGGGGACTTGCCTTAGCTGGTTTTCTTGGAATGCGCGGATATAGAGTAACGCTGTATAATCGAACGTTAAGAAGAATAGCTCCATTTATGAAATCAAAAACTATCAAACTAGAAGGGGAAGTTTCAGGGAAAGTAACTATAGAAAACATTACAACAGACATTCAAGAGGCATTAAGTGATGCAGAATTAATCATGATTGTTGTTCCTGCATTTGCTCATGCAGATATAGCGAAGAGAGTAGCAAATTATGTAAGAGAAGGTCAAATATTTATTTTGAATCCTGGAAGAACTTTTGGAGCACTTGAGTTTTGGAATGTTTTGAGAAATATGGGGGTAAAAAAAGACTTAATTGTTGCCGAAGCTCAAACATTTCTTTTTGCTTCTAGAACTTCTAATCCGGGAGTTTCCCATATTTTTAGAATAAAAAATGCTGTGCCAGTTTCGGCTTTACCTGCTAATAGAAATAATAGATTGAAAGAAGTTTTAGAAGAAGTATTACCTGAATTTCAGGTTGTTAGTTCAACGTTATATACAAGTTTTAATAATATAGGTGCCGTTTTTCATCCGGCTACTTTAATATTAAATTCTGGAAGAGTTGAAAGTACATATGGAAAATTTGAATTTTATCTTGAAGGAATAACACCTTCTGTTGCGAAAGTGTTAGAAAAAATAGATCAAGAAAGATGCTTAGTGGCGAGAACTATGGGGATAGAACCTATGTCGGCTGTAGAGTGGCTTAATTATGCTTATGATGTTCAAGGGAATAATTTGTTTGATGCTATACATAACAACAGTGGATATCAAGGTATAATAGCACCTCCAAGTCTTCAAAATAGGTATATATTTGAAGATGTTCCTATGAGTCTTGTTCCTATTTCTTCAATGGCGAAAAAATTGGGAATAGAGACACCTGCTATTGATTCAATAGTATACCTTGCTTCAATTATGATGAATAGAGATTTTTACAGAGAAGGTAGGACTTTACAAAGGTTGGGGATTAATAACTTGAATATAGATGAGATAAAAAAATTGTTGAACGAGGGGGTGTAA
- a CDS encoding cobalamin B12-binding domain-containing protein: protein MKKILGASIGSCVHIAGLLNFLKLAEIEGYKAIYLGGAVDIDKLVGAIIETDPDIVAISYRLDPNALRQLLRVLENKLRENNILNNRIFVFGGTIETGMVAKEFDFISKVFDGTQEIEEVVFWLRNIEAKKEDNKILPQNLPERIKYKSPFPLIRHHIGLPTIEETEEHIKVLAESGLLDIISLAPDQNCQQFFFEPEKMDKKQDGAGGAPIRSAEDFKRLYNASRRGNYPLVRSYSGTRNLVEFSKILKETINNAWAAIPLTWYSELDRRSDRDLLSAIKENQDAIKWNAVNNVPVEINEAHQWSLRYAHDAMEVATFYLAAYNAKKLGVRYYIAQYMLTTPPGLSPKYDLAKQIAKKQLIETLHDENFVSYTMIRTGLLSFPADEFLAMGQLVSTMFYGMYLKPDILHVVSYSEAIKRATSKEIIESVKMVKQAMRNAMLGFPDFMKDRDVKDRVEELKNEAMEIIESIKLLGKGYSDPLIEPEVIYNAVKVGILDAPGLKGLSVAKGRFETRIINGASYAIDDNGNVLREKDRLKIIRKEAGI from the coding sequence TTGAAAAAAATATTAGGTGCATCAATTGGAAGTTGTGTTCATATTGCTGGTCTTTTAAATTTTTTGAAATTAGCCGAAATTGAAGGATATAAAGCAATTTATCTTGGAGGAGCAGTTGATATTGACAAACTTGTAGGTGCAATTATAGAAACAGATCCTGATATTGTGGCTATAAGTTATAGATTGGATCCTAACGCTTTAAGACAACTATTAAGGGTTTTAGAGAATAAGTTAAGAGAAAATAATATTCTAAATAATAGAATATTTGTATTTGGTGGAACAATTGAAACAGGGATGGTTGCTAAAGAATTTGATTTTATTTCAAAAGTATTTGATGGCACGCAAGAGATAGAAGAAGTAGTTTTCTGGCTTAGAAATATAGAAGCTAAGAAAGAAGATAATAAAATACTACCTCAGAATCTTCCTGAAAGGATTAAATATAAGAGTCCATTTCCTTTAATAAGACATCATATTGGGCTTCCCACAATAGAGGAGACCGAGGAACATATAAAGGTGTTAGCAGAATCCGGCCTTTTGGACATTATTTCGCTTGCTCCAGATCAAAATTGTCAACAATTTTTCTTTGAGCCTGAAAAGATGGATAAAAAACAGGATGGGGCTGGTGGAGCACCAATAAGAAGTGCAGAAGATTTTAAAAGATTATATAATGCTTCTCGGCGAGGAAATTATCCTTTAGTAAGAAGTTATTCTGGTACACGCAATCTTGTTGAGTTTTCAAAAATTTTAAAAGAAACAATTAACAATGCCTGGGCAGCTATACCCTTGACTTGGTATTCAGAACTTGATAGAAGATCAGATAGAGATTTATTAAGTGCAATAAAAGAAAATCAAGATGCGATAAAGTGGAATGCTGTTAATAATGTCCCCGTAGAAATTAACGAAGCTCATCAATGGTCATTGAGATATGCCCATGATGCAATGGAGGTTGCAACTTTTTACCTAGCAGCGTATAATGCTAAAAAATTAGGTGTAAGATATTATATTGCTCAATATATGTTGACGACACCACCAGGGTTGTCACCAAAATATGATTTAGCAAAGCAAATTGCAAAAAAACAGTTAATAGAAACATTGCATGACGAAAATTTTGTTTCTTATACTATGATTAGAACAGGACTTCTTTCTTTCCCTGCAGATGAATTTTTAGCTATGGGACAGTTGGTAAGTACAATGTTTTACGGTATGTATTTGAAACCTGATATTTTACATGTTGTTTCATATTCTGAAGCAATTAAAAGGGCAACAAGTAAAGAAATAATTGAAAGTGTAAAAATGGTTAAACAAGCTATGAGAAACGCAATGCTTGGATTTCCAGATTTTATGAAAGATAGAGATGTAAAAGATAGAGTTGAAGAATTAAAAAATGAAGCCATGGAAATAATTGAATCAATAAAGTTGTTGGGAAAGGGTTATAGTGATCCTTTGATTGAGCCAGAAGTAATCTATAACGCTGTAAAAGTTGGGATTTTAGATGCCCCAGGTTTAAAGGGGCTTTCAGTAGCTAAAGGCAGATTTGAGACTAGAATCATAAATGGAGCGAGTTATGCAATAGATGATAATGGAAATGTTTTAAGAGAAAAGGATAGATTGAAGATCATAAGGAAGGAGGCTGGAATATGA